GTAGGTTTCGGCTCATGAATACTGCAACCTCGCCTTCTGATGCAGTTCCGCGATACAGAGAGGTATCCAAACCGCAAAACTTAAACCCCATGCGGAGATACGCGCGGATGGCCGGTGCGTTGATGTTAGTGACTTCCAACCACAAGGTTCGTGCGTTCAGTTCACGCCCGTAGTTAGCAGCGAGGCCAACCAGTTCCCGTCCCAGCCCTCTCCGACGATACTGAGGGGAGAGTTCCAAATCCGCTATCACGACTCGTCGATTCCACACCTCGAAAACCACGTCAATAAACCCGCAGCGGGTCCCGTGCGCGTTAACGGCAACAAATCGCGCTGACTCCTCGACATCCTCAACGTCGGTGTCTTCGCCAAGAGGAAACCTCTTGACGATCGGAGAGGAGACACTCTTCTCGTTGAGAGTAAACCCGTTGGCAGAAGGCCACACCTCGAAAATGGTGTCGGTGACGAAGGAACCATCAATGTCACCGAGCACCAAGTCATCACTCGGCAGGCCCCGACGAAATGTTACCCTGCCAGAGTCAAGGAAAACGTCTTTCTGCTGTTCACTCACCTGGCAATCGTAGCAAGGCACCCAGAGATGCAACCGCGGTCGACTCGTTGGCCGTGACCCTGGCGCTTCGGACAATCTCCTTATTGCCTTTGGAGCCGGACGGCTTCCTTCTGCGGATTCTGCGTACGCCGGGCATGGTCTACCAGGTCAGCGGGTCGAGTCGAAGGTAGAAGTCCAGGCGGTCGGGGTCAAGGGCGATGCCGTACCGGGAGGCGAAGTCGTGATCCGCCCATTGGGCCGTGTCTTCGTTGGGCCAGGTCTCGCGAGCGTTCGCCAGCAGGAGCGCGATGTCGGCGTAGGGATCTGCCTGTCCGAGTCGGCCGAGGTCGATGAGCCCGGCCACGAGCGAGGTATCAGGGTCAATAAGGATGTTGGGGAGGCAGAAGTCTCCGTGGCAGACTACCCTGTCGGCGTCCTCTTGTTCCTGGCGGGAAGGGAGGTCGCGTTCCAAGCTTTCGAGGATCACCGCGGGCGGGGTCTCGATGAGGTGCTGGGGCAGGAACTCGGGGTGGACCCGGTTCTCGACGACGGTCGCGCGGGCCAGCGTGATCATCTCGTCCAGCGTTCTGCCGTACGGGCACGTGCTGGCGGGGATGCTATGCAGCCGGACCAGGGTGTCGGTGATCGACGGCCATGCCTGAGCGAGATGGGCCGGGTCGAGCCGGTCAGCCGGGACGCCCGCGACGGCGCTGGTGATGAGGCAGGCGCCGTGCTCGGTGATGCGCCAGTCGAGCACGCTGGGGCCGGGAATCCCGGTGGTCGACAGCCACTCGATCCGATCGCGCTCGCCTTCTAACGTGTGCGCATCAGCAACGGAGACGACCTTGGCGAACCGTTCCCCGGACACGTGACGCAGCACAATCGCGCATGACTCGCCATCGGTGACGCGCGCCCACACCGAGCAATCGGAAAGCAATCCGGTCAGTGGCATCGAGGGAGACGACATGCCTCTATCATCTCGCGTCGACCGTCCTTCACGTGCCCTACGCGACCTCACGACCAATACTGACCAAACACAGCATGTCCGCAATGACGGCAAAGCAGCGCGCGATGTTCGCTCACCTACTACGCATGACGGTCTCGATGCGGATGATGAGCGCCGGCGACGGCTACGAGTACCTTCTGTACTCGTTCCCGGCCGCAGACGCCGACCGCGCTGGCTCTCGACGCCGCTGATCCACTACTACGCGAAGGAAGGTGCCCCGTGCGCGAGCAGAAGTAGCCGCGTCTGGATCGGCTTGTTTTTGCAGCGAACCCTCAGAGGAACTCGTCCATGAGCCGGTAGAACCGTGTCCGTGCCGGGTCGAGGTCCTCGATCCCATACTGGTCGAGGAACAAGGGCACCCATGATTGGCCGAGTTGCTCGGCTATGTCCCGCGTTGCTAGCGCGAGGTCCTGGTGACGGTCGGCAAGGCCCAACCGCCCGCAGTCTATGAAGCCAGAGAAGCGGTCCTCGTCCACAATCAAGTTGGACAGGCATGCATCCCCATGCGTAACAATGAGATCTTCATGAACGGGACGAAGCCTCTGAAGCATCACGAGCAGTTCGCTTGGGTCGCGGTCACGGTGTTCATCGTCGAAATCATCAGTGTCGACTAGGCCCGCCTCCCAACGGGCACAGGCCTGCTCGATGCGGTGAGAGACACGGTGGTCGAAAGGGCAGCTGTCCGTCATCAGAGTGTGCAGCCAGCGCAACGCCTTAGCCGCGATCCGGGCCTTTGCCGCAGGTTCAATCGGAGCGGAGGACAGGTCGTTGCCTGGAACGTCGTCGAGCAACATCCAATGCCGCCCTGTAGCAGTGATTTCGTCGAGCACGCGGGCACATGGCACTCCCGTTGTCGTCAGCCATCTCAGGCGCGCCGCCTCACCGGGGAGTTCGCCCAAACATCTGACTGGTTCCGTCTTAACAAAGAGGACGTCTCCGTCTGGAGACGTCAACCGAAAAACGGCTGCGTCCGATCCACCGGTAGTCTGCAACTCCCATGAGTAGCCGGTCAGTTCCTGTTTCCACGTGATTGGGAACGCAGGGCGGACTGGGGACATCCGGCTCCTAACAAGACTGCGGGTTCTGGCCAAGTATAAATCGTTCTGAATCGATCCGACGTGCTCGACCACGAGCGGCATCGGGTCAGCTGCGGCTGTACAAATCATCGACGTAGGTTGTCTCGCAGCAGCTCGGTTTCACCAATGGAACGCATCCCGGGAGTGCACCTGACTTGGCACTACGGTGTCGATGCGGATCTTGAGCGCACGCGACGGGTACAAGTACCTACTGCCCATCGTCGCGGCCGTCGACGATGACAGGTCGATGTCGACTGCTCTGGCGTGCTGCTACGCGGAGGCGGGGACGCCCCCCCGCCGCTGGTCTCGTCCACAATCTACGCCCCGCGTATTCGGTGACATCAGTAGGCTGGAACTGCGCACAGGCCAACGTTCACAGGTGAGTGCGTTTACCGAACCTCGGCTAGCCGAGTTCGACGTGCTCGGCGACATAGCTCGCCGGCAGCGTGATCGTGGTGCGCCGCTTCGATCCGGCCCGCCGTACGGTGAGGGAGCCGTCGTCGTTCGCATGGGTGACATGCCAGCGGTCGCCGTTTTTCACCCAGCTCCGCCCGAGCGAGAGGCGCCGATTGTTCTCGCGGGTGATGATGAGATCGCCACGGGAAGCTTCGTTGCCGTCATGGAGCTTGACGCCGTCCACAGCGACGTCGCCCTGGACGATTCGGTCGGTGCGGGCGCGGGTGTTGAGCGCCGAGACCGTGTCGAGGGTTTCCGCGATCAGCACCGTACTCTTTCCCGTCGCGAGATCCGTGCGCCAGGCTTGGTAGGCGGCTTCGAGAATCTCGTCATACCCGCCCGGCACGACGCGGCCATGCCGGATGTAGGTGTCGATGACGTCGGTGTCGCCGATCCGCAACTGCAGGGACGCCTGCTTCTCCCAGTCGTTTCGGAAGCGGCGCACATCGACCAGTTCCGGGGCGTCGCCGCGGTCACGCACGAGCATCCCGAACGCGCCGCCCGCGTCGACCGAGGCGAGTTGCGCCCAATCGCCCACGAGCAGTACTTTCGCGCCCACCTGCTGGGCGTGACTGGTGACGGCGTCGAGCGCGAACGTTCCGCCCAACGAGGCTTCGTCGATGATGACGAGCTGCCCGCGCGTGAGGTTCCATCTCCCGAGGCGATGCTCATGCAGCCACTTCGCCGTGTTCTCCGTACCGATCTCGAGATCCCCGGCGAGGACGTCGGCGGCAGCGGCAGAGGGCGCGAGCCCGGTCACCGAGCCTGTCCCGTAGCGTCGCTCCCAGGCTCGGCGCAGGGCACGCATCGTTGTGGTCTTCCCCGTCCCTGCGGGGCCGACGAGGACGTCGAGGACGCGGCCGGAGACGCCGATCTTCGCGATCGCCTGCTCCTGATTCACCGACAGGGTGTGCCCGTCGCGGTTCTTCGTTCTGGCAGCGTCCTCGATCCATGCCAGCGGCACGGTCGGCGCCGACCGATCATTCGACGCGGCAAGGAGTCGGTCTTCTGCCGCGAGCACCTGCTCGGAGGAGAACACCGTTCCGGCTTTGGGGCGGAACACGCTCGCCCCGTCCGCACGACGAAACAGCGACGGGCTCGTCGCGAGCTCGGGCGGAGTGAGACGCAGCGAGACCCGTTCTGCGGCATCGACGATCTGCTGGGTGATGGCGTCCCGATCGTTCGCGGACGCGAAGCGGAGATCCATCGTCTGCCGGACCGCTTCCGCGTGGAGGTTCCACCGTTTCCACGTCGCTCGCCGGTCACCGACCTGCTGCACCACGACCTCGGCGACCTCCTCAAGATCCTCCAACGGGATATCGTCTGCCCGCAGTAACGGTTCGTGCTCACTACCGGCGAGCAGTGCCGACGCCCAGGTCGGCGCGTCCTCACCCAGCAACGCGGTCGCGCGTTCTCGCCACTGGGAGGTGAGGTCGCTGAGAGAGTGCTGTTGCTTCGGGGCCGGGTTTCGAGCGTGGCCTGCTGCCGGAACTGCCACACCAACTTCGGGGACGGCTGCCTCCCGTGCTTCGAAACGTACTCGTCGACCAGCCGGTCTTTGACCTGCTCGATATCGCGTGTGCGGGAAGAGAACTCATCCATCAGCTCCTGCGGCACGCCGACGATCTCCCACGCAGTGGAGCGCCCGGCTCCGCGCTCGCGGGCTTCCCACCCGACGCCGAGGATCTGAGTGAGATGGTCCGAGAGGACGGCGTTGTAATGCTCCGATAGGCCCGTGACGGCGGCGTGGATAGCGCGGGAATCGAGCGTGCGCCACTTCCCGTCATCGACGGCTTGGACGCGGTTGGCGATCACGACGTGCGTGTGGAGTTGTGGATCCGCGGTCCGAGAATCGTAGTGATCGTAGGCGGTCGCGATCACACCCCGCACGTCGACTTGCGCGACGGCGCCACGCGGCCCTTTCGCGCCGACCCTGGTCATCGCGACGTCGCGCTCAAGCAGGGCGATCACGTCTCGGATCGCGGTGTGATGGGCTTGGGCGACGAGTGCCTGAGTTCCGCCATCGGCAACTGCCCAGAGAGTCGAGACGGACTTAGGAACCGAGAACGTGAGATCAAACCCCGCGACGGGCGCATTCGTAGGCTTCTGTGCCTCCTCCGCCTCGATCAGCGTTTGCTGAGCGGCACGCTCACCTGCGGTGAGGGACTTCGGGAACTGATCGATGCGGCGCTGTGCCCGCTCGCCTGCGGTGGCGAATTTCCGGTACGGGCGCCCCAGTTGCTCGCCGCTGCTCGGATCCTGCCCGTGCCCCATGAGCCGCCGTAACTGCTCCTCGCTCACCGAGGCGCCGACGGCGATCTCTCCGGCGAGCCCTGGGAGGCCGGCCCCGAGCCAGATGCCGGGAGGCGTTCCTGCTTCAAGGTAGTACCTTGTCAGCGCTGACGACGCATCGCGATCCCCGTCGCCAGCGACAACTGCGTTCAGCAGGTACCGGTACCCGTCCCCAGCGGTCATGACCCTGATCGAAATCGTCACACTGGGCAGGTGCGCCGCAGATCTTGGGATCTACCCTCGGAAGGCGGAGAGCGCGATGTTTGCGTCAATGCAAGGAGATAGCGAAGAGCGCGCTTCAACGGAGATGCTCGAATGGGTCCACGACGGATTGGAGTCCGTGGTCGCGGCAGACGTAGATGATTCGCACGCCGTACCCGTCGGCGCCGCTCGGCTCGGGGTCGCATTCTGCGCGGCAGACGTTACAGAGCCGGTGCTCGTTGCTCCCCCAGACCGTGACCTCGATATCGTCGGGGATCTCCATTCCGTCGAACTCCATATGCGGAGGTTAGCTGTCGCGGATTGAGTCGTGTCAAGATGCGGCACCGATGCTAAACCGCCGTTACCTATGGTCATCGCGCCGGTCGCGCACTCGACGCTTAGTTCTTGAGGTACTCGAGGACGGCGATGACGCGCTTGTTCCCTGTGCGCTCGTTAAGGTCGAGCATGGTGAAGATGCTGCTGATGTGCAGTTCCGCGATCGCGACGCGACATGCATACGGTCCCTGATTTGCTCGTTTGTGAGCCCCATAGCCATGAGCGAATCGTCAGTATCGCGGAGGAGGAGGTGCTGCGGGAGCGGGAAAGGATTGACCTTACTGACGCAGAGACCCAAAGTGCGAGCATCCCTCATCGCTTTGATGCCAGCCCTTCAACCATTGCAACTAACCCGAACTCGAAATCTAGGTCTTGATCGACAGGCTCACATCCGTTGTCGAGCGCTGTTTGTTCTTCTAGTACGAAACCGACCGTATAGCGGCTGATAGCCATGAGAGCTCGGACCGCAGAGCCCTCAGCGAATCCTTCGGACACGAGAAACTCGATCTGACTTTCGGGGGCATCCGAGCCCGCTGGCATCTGGTCACTCTTTTGACGGTGAAACTCTGCGTGCAGCCGTGCTCCATCCCGGACTGCCAGAAGCGCTGTCCGGAAGCTCCGCGCGTTGCGCAGGAGAAAGTCGTCCCAGCGCTCCCCTGACTCTGGGAGTGAGGCGTGGTGTTCGCGATCAAGCACATCAGCTGCGAGCGATCCGAGCAGGTGGGCCTTTGTCCGAAAGTGCCAGTAGAGTGCTGGCTGCTGCACCCGCAGATGCGCAGCCAGCGCCCGCGTGGTGAAACCGTCGATCCCCGTGTTATTGAGCACATGCCTCGCACCGCGCAAGACTGCTGCACGATCGAGTCGCGCTTGTTTCTGAGCCATGCTTGAACTTTATCATCGATAACTGTATCGTTGATAAGGTGTCATCTCTCACTTCCGCTCGTGGCTCGTTGGCCACGGTCCTCATCACGGCTAGCCTCGACGCCGCCGGCATGGGCCTGGTGATGCCGATTCTCCCCGCACTGCTGCACGAGGCAGGGGTCACCGCTGATGCGGTTCCGCTGAACGTCGGAGTGCTGATCGCGCTCTACGCGGTAATGCAGTTCATCTTTGCCCCCGTACTGGGAACACTGTCGGACCGATTCGGCCGCCGCCGGGTGCTGCTTGTTTCCCTGGCCGGTGCGACCGTCGACTATCTCGTGCTCGCCACGACGTCCGCTCTGTCGGTGTTCTATATCGCCCGCGCAGTGGCTGGGATAACCGGAGCGACCAATGCGGTCACCGCCACCGTGATCGCCGACATCACGCCACCCCACCAGCGCGCCAAGCGTTTCGGTTTACTCAGTGCCTGCTATGGCGGCGGAATGATCGCGGGGCCAGCCATGGGTGGACTGTTCGGTGCCATCTCGCCACATCTGCCGTTTTTGCTCGCTGCTCTTCTCTCAGCGAGCAATCTGGCACTCACCTTTATCCTGTTACGCGAGACCCGTCCTGATTCGCCTGCGCGCTCTGCGTCGCTCGCTCAGCATCGTGGTCGCCCCGGCCTCAGCGCGGTGCCTGGGATTACCTTCCTATTAGTCGCATTCGGCCTTGTTCAATTCATTGGGCAGGCTCCAGGTGCGACCTGGGTGCTGTTTACTGAACACCGCCTCGACTGGAGTCCCGTCGAAGTTGGAATCTCCCTGTCCGTCTTCGGGATCGTACAGGTTCTCGTGCAGGCCCTACTTACTGGCCGCATCGTGGAGTGGATCGGTGAGGCAAAAACAGTCATCATCGGGTGTGTTACCGACGCCTTGGGTCTCGTAGGCCTGGCGATTGTCACTGACGCATTTTCCATGGCGCCTATCTTGGCGGCACTGGGGATCGGTGGCATCGGCCTCCCCGCTCTGCAAACCCTTCTCTCCCAGCGCGTCGATGAACAGCGCCAAGGGCGCCTCCAGGGTGTGCTCGCCAGCATCAACAGCGTCACATCGATCTTCGGACCGGTCGCTTTCACAACGATCTTCGCGCTCACTTACATCAACGCCGACGGCTTCCTCTGGCTCTGCGCCGCAGCACTCTACGTGCCCTGCGTGATTCTCATCATGCGTGGTACAGCAGCGTCCCCGAAGTTCGGCTCATGGGCGAGCGGCGACTCGATGTGAGTTGTGAGACGTGAGCAGGAGCAACACGGCGGCGACACTGCTTCGCCATGGCCGACTAGCGAGACGGCACCACCGGGAAACTCGGCATCATCTACCAAGGACAGGTCAGCTGGGAGCCTGATAGACCCATCGAAATGTGCGTGCCGATCGCGGAGAAGGGCCGGGCGCATCGGATCGAGCCATAGCACCATGAGTCTTCACGGAAGTGCGTCGACGGAGACTTCGTTGTGAACCGGGCCAAGGGAGAGCTGGAGGCCCTCTCCGAGTGGCTTGCCGATGACATGAGCTGGACGCTCATCGAGAAATCCACACACAGCGGCCCCAGTGCAGCCCGAGAGGTGCGCCCGCCGTTCTCCCGAGCGGGTGGAGGTCATTTCTGTCGTCATCCACGGACGACGCGCTTCCTGCGACGGCTACCTCGAGGCTGGAGGAATGCGCGTCCGTTTCAGCCATGCGTTCCGCTTGGTCAGCGCCCCCAAGACCTCGATGATCGCAGAACTGCGACGCTACTGCATCGAGACGCAGGTTGACTGAGGCCTGTGCGGACAGCACGAACGACCCTTGAGCCCGTAATCTGGGAACCGCAGAAACTACCCGATCGAAACGCAACTACTTTGCCGGCCCTACGGGGTTGGCTCGCGGTCGTCGTCCTTGGCCGCGACCGTGCGCAGGAGGTGCTTGTAGCCATCCCTCGCGATCATCACGCGCATCGAAACCGTCACGACGCTACTGCCTTCGACGATCAGGGGAGTGGGGACTGATCGCGGAGGCGCTGTCCACTTTGGTTAAAAGATTGCGCCGCTGTAGACGACCGCCATCTAGATGTATGAGGTCATGAGGTTGTTGACTCGTGTCGGTGTCGCAGAGGCGGGCGGTTGCCCGTCGTGAGCGCCGTGGGGACGGTGATAGTTGTAGTGCCGGTTCCACACTTCGAGCGCGGTAGCGCGTTCGTCTTCTGAGCGCCAGGTGCGAGCGTAGAGAAACTCTTCGGCGAGGATCCGGTTGTAGCGCTCGACTTTGCCGTTGTGTCGGGGCGTGTATGGGGTGATGCGCTGGTGTCGGCTGGTCCCGACTGCGTCGCGGAAAGCTGCGGATCGGTAGCAGGAGCCGTTGTCGGTTACGACGCGCTCGATCCCGGCGATGCCGTGCTCGGCGAACCAAGCTCTTGCACGCCCGAGGAACGCGACGGCAGTGACGGCTTTCTCATCCGGCAACGCTTCGGTGTACGCGAGTCGGGTGTGCCCGTCGATGGCCGAATGCAGATAGACGTACCCCGTCTTCGTGCCTCGGGTCTTCTTACGTGCAACAGCTTTAGCCTTCTCGCTGCCTTTGCCGTGCACGCGCCACCCGCCGCCATCGGGGATGCGACCGACCTTCTTCACGTCCAGGTGCACCATGTGGCCGGGACGTTTGGTGGTGATGTGTTGCGGTTCCCGGTTCGTCTCGCCGTTGGGGTCAATAAACTTGCGCTGGTTCAGGCCCAGCTGCGCGAGGAGCCGGGTGATGGTGCGCCGGCTGACCGGTGTTCCCGCTTGCTTGAGCTCGAATGCGATACGCGACGCCGACCATTTATGTTCTCGTCGCATTGACTCGATCTGCTTCACGAGGCGGCCAGGCGTTGCAGAGGGCTGCCGGATCGGCGACGACGAGCGGTCCATTAGGCCGACCTTCCCGAATCGTTTGTATCGGTTGACCCATTTCGAGGCGGTCGCACGGGAGACCCCCATCTCGGCGGCAACATGAGAAATGGGTCGAGTCCGACAGCGCGCGACGAGTCGACGACGACCTTCGACCGTCAGGGGCGCGTTTGCGTGCGTCACTTGACCACCTCGCTCTCGACGGGTGCAATCAGCCGAAGAAGCGGAACTGCGAGCAGTAGTGCCGTGGTGGTCACGAGCACGGCTACCCAAACGGGTCCGAGCGCGCCCGGCATAACGCTGAGTGCGGCAGAGGCGAGCACGGGACCGGCTGCCGCGCCCACGTTGAGTGCCGCTGTCGCGTATGACCCCGCCATGGTGGGCGCACCCGCCGCGGCATAAAGCACTCGCGTGATCAGCGTGCTCCCGACGGCGAACCCCACCACACCCTGAGCGAAAACGAGCCCGAGCAGGGCGACGGGGTTCGTTGCGAAGAGCGCCAGCGCGACCCACCCGAGCACCAGAACGCTGCCACCGCCCACGATGACGATGCGGGGTCGGGCATCCGAGAGCCGTCCCGCAACGGTGACGCCGATGAAGGAGCCGACGCCGAAGAACACAAGCGCCACCGGCACCCACCACTGGGTCAGGCCGGCGGTGTCCGTAACGATCGGCGCGAGAAAGGTCAGCGTGGCGAATGTGCCGGCATTCACAAGGGCAGCGAGCAGCATCGTTAGGACGAGGCGCGGAGAGGACAGCTGCGCCAGCTCCACGCGCAACGAGGTCGAGGACGACTCCTCCTTTGACGAGTCGTCGGCTTTAGTGGTGAAGCCCGCAGCGATGCCGATCGCAGCGGGGATGCAGAGAAGTGCGATCGCCCAGAACGTCGACTGCCAGCCAAGTGCCGTACCAAGTAGCGTACCCGCGGGGACGCCTGCGACGGTGGCGACGGTGGTACCCGCCAGCAGAACCGCCACGGCCCGACCTTTGGCATCGGGTGCTACGAGTTTTGTTGCCGCACCCAACGCGACCGCCAAGAAGCCTGCATTAACGATCGCCGCGATCACGCGCGTGATAAACAGAACAGTGAAGTGCGGGGTGAGAGCCCCGATGATATGGGTCAGCGCGAAACCGATCACGCAACCCAGGAGTGTCGCTTTTACAGGGAGGCGACGAGTGAACGCGGCCATCACAGGTGCACCGATTACCATCCCTGCGGCGAACGCCGACGTCAGGAGACCAGCGGTCCCCACGGAAAGGCCGAAGTATCTGGAAATGTCGGGCACGAGGCCGGCGAGCATGAATTCGGAAGTACCCATGGCAAAGACCACCAGGGCAAGAAGATAAAGAGCGAAAGGCATCGAGATAGCTCCGAAGCGAGAGTACGAACAAGAGAACGTCTCGTCACCACGGTCAGCGCCCAAAGGACACCCGAATGACATGCTGCACGTAGCGGGCAGCAGGGAGCTAGGGGCTCAGCTGAGGTGAGGGGCTGACGGCGTGACCGAAAGCCCCTGAGTGTCCGATTCAGGGCTCGACATACGACTCATCGTAGCCGCTTACGTCGCCACCCACAAAGCACGTCAACAACCTCATGGCCAGCAACAGCTAGCCCTTGCGGACCGTGATGGTCCAGGCGGCGTCGCCGGTGGCCTCGAAGTGGGTCACCTCGTGGCCGTTGGCGGCGGCCCAGTTGGGGATGGAGTCGGTGGCCTGGGTGCAGTCGAAGTCGATGACGAGTTCGTCGCCGGCGGCGAGCCCGCCGATGGCCTGCTTGGCCTCCACCAGCGGGAACGGGCAGACCTGCCCGAGCGTGTCGAGCCGGTAGCGGCGCGCGGTGCCGGTGGCGACCGCGGCGGGGGTCGGGGCGCCGCGCTCGGGGAGGTCGGCGTCCACGAGGGGCTTGCGGAAGCGGTCGAACAGGGACATGGGGTTCTCCTTGTGGGTGGGTGCGGTTCGGGAGCCGGCGGGGTCAGCGGGCGCCGACGAGGTCGTCGGCTGGGACCAGGACCGGCTGGGCGCCGGCGCGGCGGTGGGTGCGGATGAAGAAGTGGGCGCCCACGCCGACGCCGAGGAACGTGAACAGGAACGCGATCCAGCCCTGGTAGCCGAACAACGCGGTCTGGACGAGCGAGTTGCCGATGGTGCACCCGCCGGCCAGCGCCGCGCCGACGCCCATCAGGGTGCCGCCCGCGATGGCGCGGACGGCGGTGCGGGCGTCGGGGGCGCGCAGCCGGAACTCCCCCGACAGCTTCGCAGCCAGGTAGGAGCCGGGGATCAGTCCGAGGACGAACAGCACGCCCCAGTCGATGCGCTCGGCGTTGCCGGTGGTGAGGAAGTCGACCAGGTTGGCCGAGGGCGTGGTGATGCCGAGGCCGGAGTTGCGTCCGGTCAGGTTGGACAGCGGGTACGCGACGGCCGCGAGCACGCCGACCACCACGGCGGTGACGTTGGGGCTCCAGGGGCGGTCGAGCAGCAGGCCGGCCAGTCCGGCGCGGCGCTGGGCGGGCCGCGCGACCGCGACCCGGGCCCGGCGCTGCCGGGCCAGGGCCCAGCCGACGACGGCGGCCAGCACCACGACGAGCACCCATGCGCTGATGCCGAGCGAGCCCTGGATGGTGGTCAGCCCCGACTTCTGCGCCAGGACGCCGTCGTTGAGCGGCTTGAGGGCGCCGTACTTCATGACGGACGCGAACAGCGCGTAGAAGATCAGGGCGATCCAGCTCCCGATGAGCCCCTCGCCCGATCGGTAGTAGGTGCCGGTGGCGCAGCCGCCCGCCAGCACGATGCCGATCCCGAACAGGAACGACCCGCCGATGACGCCGGCCCAGACGAGCTGGGGGACGCCCGCCTTGATCAGGCCGGCCGACAGCATGCCCTGCACGAGGACGGCCTGGACGAGGATCGCCAACCCGAAGGCCGTGAGCCAGCGGGTCGAGCCGCTGAGCCACACGTCGCGGAAGGCGCCGGTGACGCAGAAGCGCCCCCGTTGGAAGACGAATCCCAACAGGGCGCCGAGCGCCAGTCCGGTGAGTAGCAACACGATGATCTCCTTGGGTGGGTGGACGGGAGGGTGGACGGAACAGGGGTGGCGGTCGACGCGTCGATCGCGTCGTCCGCGGGCGGGGTGAGCCCAGATGGCGCCGTGCGGCCGTCGCCGCGAGAAGGGGTGGGGAAGGGTTCAGGCCTTGCGGAGCGTGATGGTCCAGGAGCCGTCGCGGTGGTCCAGGGCGGTCACCTCGTGACCCTGGGTGTGCGCCCACGCCGGGAGCGAGCGGGTCGCCTCGGGGCAGTCGAACGCGATCGCCAGCTCGTCGCCGGCCTCGAGCTGCTCCAGGGCCACCGCGGCCTCGACCAGCGGGAAGGGGCAGGGGTGGCCCAGGACGTCGAGTCGGTAGCGGGTGGGGGTGGCCACGGCGACGGCACCGGCGCTGCGCGCGTCGGCGGCGCCGATGAGGGGCTTCACGAAGTGGTCGAAGGGTGACACGGGGGTTCTCCTGGCCGGCGCCGCGGCGGGCGGCGCCTCATCACGAGAGGAAGCTCGTCCTCACCGCGGGCGCGGGGGTCGAGCCGAAAGAGTGGAGGGACGGCCGGGGACCGTCGGGCGGCGTGCTGCCGCGGGAGCGTGGATCAGGCCATGCGGGCCGGACAACACGGACACGCAGCCATGCGCACGCCGGCGACGGCGTGGGGCTGACGGGAGACCGTGGTGCGGCTCATGGGTGGATCCTTCGCTCGGTGCCGACGGAGCGTCGACAACGCACGACACGATAACCGCGTCCCGCGACCGGCGCCACCACGTATCTCACGCAACGGACGCCGCCGGCGCCGCACTGCGGGCGGGCCGGCCGCACGGGCCCCGGCTTGGCGCGGCGGTAGTCTGGGCGGCGTTCCGAGATGATCGAGGAGACGAGATGGTGAAGGCCCGGCGCGCGATCGCCACGGGAGTCGCGCTCGCGGCGGTGCTGAGCGTCGCGGCCTGCTCGACCGAGACGGTGCAGACCGGACAGCGGCCCAACAAGCCC
Above is a window of Propioniciclava coleopterorum DNA encoding:
- a CDS encoding YeeE/YedE family protein, whose translation is MLLLTGLALGALLGFVFQRGRFCVTGAFRDVWLSGSTRWLTAFGLAILVQAVLVQGMLSAGLIKAGVPQLVWAGVIGGSFLFGIGIVLAGGCATGTYYRSGEGLIGSWIALIFYALFASVMKYGALKPLNDGVLAQKSGLTTIQGSLGISAWVLVVVLAAVVGWALARQRRARVAVARPAQRRAGLAGLLLDRPWSPNVTAVVVGVLAAVAYPLSNLTGRNSGLGITTPSANLVDFLTTGNAERIDWGVLFVLGLIPGSYLAAKLSGEFRLRAPDARTAVRAIAGGTLMGVGAALAGGCTIGNSLVQTALFGYQGWIAFLFTFLGVGVGAHFFIRTHRRAGAQPVLVPADDLVGAR
- a CDS encoding IS481 family transposase codes for the protein MTHANAPLTVEGRRRLVARCRTRPISHVAAEMGVSRATASKWVNRYKRFGKVGLMDRSSSPIRQPSATPGRLVKQIESMRREHKWSASRIAFELKQAGTPVSRRTITRLLAQLGLNQRKFIDPNGETNREPQHITTKRPGHMVHLDVKKVGRIPDGGGWRVHGKGSEKAKAVARKKTRGTKTGYVYLHSAIDGHTRLAYTEALPDEKAVTAVAFLGRARAWFAEHGIAGIERVVTDNGSCYRSAAFRDAVGTSRHQRITPYTPRHNGKVERYNRILAEEFLYARTWRSEDERATALEVWNRHYNYHRPHGAHDGQPPASATPTRVNNLMTSYI
- a CDS encoding sulfurtransferase TusA family protein — translated: MSLFDRFRKPLVDADLPERGAPTPAAVATGTARRYRLDTLGQVCPFPLVEAKQAIGGLAAGDELVIDFDCTQATDSIPNWAAANGHEVTHFEATGDAAWTITVRKG
- a CDS encoding sulfurtransferase TusA family protein is translated as MSPFDHFVKPLIGAADARSAGAVAVATPTRYRLDVLGHPCPFPLVEAAVALEQLEAGDELAIAFDCPEATRSLPAWAHTQGHEVTALDHRDGSWTITLRKA
- a CDS encoding Cmx/CmrA family chloramphenicol efflux MFS transporter, with the translated sequence MPFALYLLALVVFAMGTSEFMLAGLVPDISRYFGLSVGTAGLLTSAFAAGMVIGAPVMAAFTRRLPVKATLLGCVIGFALTHIIGALTPHFTVLFITRVIAAIVNAGFLAVALGAATKLVAPDAKGRAVAVLLAGTTVATVAGVPAGTLLGTALGWQSTFWAIALLCIPAAIGIAAGFTTKADDSSKEESSSTSLRVELAQLSSPRLVLTMLLAALVNAGTFATLTFLAPIVTDTAGLTQWWVPVALVFFGVGSFIGVTVAGRLSDARPRIVIVGGGSVLVLGWVALALFATNPVALLGLVFAQGVVGFAVGSTLITRVLYAAAGAPTMAGSYATAALNVGAAAGPVLASAALSVMPGALGPVWVAVLVTTTALLLAVPLLRLIAPVESEVVK